The stretch of DNA TGTCTCAGCCTTGTTGAGACCAGTGAGGCCTCCGTAGTGACGCTCATTCAGACGCCAGGTACGATGCACAGGCAGCCACATCTGGTCTGTGCCCTCCATGATGGTCCACAGGGTCTTGACAGCACGCTTCAGCACAGAGGTGTGGCACACATCAAACTTCATGCCTGCATCCTTGATAGCCTTGGCTCCACGCTTGGCCTCCTCCACACCCTTCTCACTGAGGTCGGCATCAAACCAGCCGCAGAAGCGGTTCTCCTGGTTCCAGGCGCTCTCACCATGGCGAACAATAACCAGACGATGAACACCGGCCATACTTGCAATGTTTCTCCTGAGTTTACCTTAAAGCAAACAAAGTACCCTCAGCCCTTCTAagttgtgcacacacacagcctgacCAACAGTGAGCCCGAGCCAGCATACAACAGTCTTTTTATAGCAGCCTGGATAGTGGCAGTGCATAGCAGACAGGCCTCTTTCATTTTCCACCTGTGAGAGGCATTCATACTCTGATAGACATACAGGCCCAGCCAATGAACCCAGACCTCTGCATGTGGTGGCTGGGAAGGCCAGAGGTCAGATATTAAGCCAAAATAGCAACATGACTTTTAAACTGAGAACTGTGGAACAAAAGTGTAAAGATCAGAGTTGGCTGCAGAGAGGAACCTCAGTCTGACATGAACAGTTTTGAGAAGagttcatacagtatattaattaaatattacatttgttCACACAGAATTTGTTATGTGGAATATCAATAACAACAAGGTCTACAGAGGTCCACTCAGTTTCCACAGTGAAAGGGTAATATGCACGGGCCGTGTGTTCCCCAAACACAGCTGAATGAACagctgcatacagtatgtactcaTGCACCTTCTCTTACATAAAATAGCTGATAATGCAAGTAATACAAATTATGTAATCCTGCAACCAACTACCATATATGCTAAAACTATTACTTCTACTACTAATAGCAggggtggaaagtaactaagtacatttactcaagtactgtacttaagtacaattttgaggtacttgtactttactagTGTTACTTAGTATTTCCAtgttatgctactttatacttccactccactacatttctgagggaaatattgtactttctagttcactacatttatatcacagctttagttacttttcaaatgACGATTTGACCAATTGGATagtataacaagcttttaaaataaaacacattttttaaagatgaaaccagtggtttccaacctttttgactttttacatctcacaaaaagcagtgtgtagtcggggtcacatttcagatgtctaagAGTTTTTAACAGCTCCACTAAATACTGGTTCTTCACattaaacttctcacatggtttcatttcaataaatgttcaaatgatccaatatttcaccaaaaatcaaagataagaaaaaaaaaagtctaaaaaccAGGAGTATAAGgactctgttttttcttctttcctctcccattaattaTCTcaagacccctcagatttatctggtgaccctttggaagGGCCTGACccttaggttgggaaccactggactaacctagctaactgtatataaagtagttttaactagctccacctccagcagcaacagtaacatgctgcttatacactgatgcttcagtattaataatctaatgatgtcatatataaatacatttttctgtcaataCTTATgttcttttacttaagtaggatttttcatgcaggacttttacttataatggagtatttttacattgctgtattggtacttttacttaactgGGCCCTGGTTCCCAACATTAgtagtgttttgtgtattaaatCACCAATTTCAGTCCAATGTCTCTGTTAATGTATCAGTCATGTTACACAAACAATAGAATATGAGTTTCAGTGGAGTAATTTGTCTTTCACAgtgttatattttgttgaagGGCTCTAGTCCTGCtatgatgtttcttttttttttttagagttttgTGATAGGGCAGATGTCTGCTTAATCAGTGATAGTGACAACAGGTGTGCATTAACTCCACTAAGCAGTGTGTCACTTGACTCTGTCAAATTGAGGTAGGAAGGATATAACTGCTCTGTAGTAAATGATATTCTCTATAATGTGGTGCACTCATGGATGTGCGTGTGTGATCACAGAAAGttgtgattgtcagcagtaaCAGAGAAATTCTACATCAGTGATGTTCTATATGCTTTGAAAGCATTGTAAGTCTAGCTCACCCTATGGTAACCTGAGTACGTTTTGGTTAGAGATTGAGAAGGTAAAAGGTCAGGTAAAAGGAGTAGGGAAGAGAGTAGGTGGCAGCTcgctgtgaggctgcagattttatttgttcgTTTTGCCTcagctttagttatttttgttgaaaatcCCGGGATTCATTTTTGTCTTGCCATTTTTGTTAATAAgcatcactttttttaaaaaaaaaatactcctgCCTGCTGACCTGCTTCATTAACACCCCTATAAAAGTTTCCAGTGCCAAACAACCTCATCTGCCCTTTATATCAGGTGGTGGCACTGTAAGGGTAAAGACAGAAATAGCATAATGCATAAAAGAAGCGTACAAAGATTTGTTagtttaaaaaatcaaaataaataatactgaaaAACAGCATATCTTATCAAATAATGATAAACTCTATGTTAAATCTTCAACAGGCAAAGGGCTTTATAAAGAGTGTTATTTCTGTCCATCACCTCTAGGAGTTGCTCTTGTATCATTTACACAAATTATTACATGTAAAAGCACCATGCAGCATGTTACACTGTATCAGGTTAGACTGAGGAAGCTTTGCATCTCATAAAAGGTGTATTTTAGTCATGTGATGTCATTAGTCTTAAGAGTTGTATATGTAGTATACGCATGGGGCTGACTGCAAACCAAAAGATCAAGTGTATTATATTTAGTGGTTAGAGTATTAAAATGTTGCATGTTGAGTTGTGAAATGCCTACTATGGAAAATATTGTATAccactgagattaaaaaaaaaatcatagctAAATATTGTGCAGTATCCCTGATGAAACTGAATGTTGGGAAGCAGAAATGCTCTGAAACTTACAGGATTTACAGATAAAAGTGCTGACTAAGCCTGGAAACTAAGCCACAGAGCCAAAGCTGAGCTGTCATCTACAGTCAATGTCTCCTGTCCAAATGAAATTACGATCTATATatagacaaaagaaaaatacaataatccaaaaatatattaatgGAACTCCAGGCATGATGCCAAcctgcatcatgtgttcatgAAAAGGGGTTTGGTTATTGTATTGAATCAAACAGGAACTAACAATGATGATGGTGCAGGAAAAACACTGGATGTGAATGGTGAATAGTGATAGTTAACTGAtgttaatgaaattaaaatgatgcagtttttaatgccaaaataatgaagaaataaaacccAGATCTACAGTTCTGTGGagtgttttagcctcttttgactaatttttttggtttacagcacatttgttgtttttgtccagaCTCACCTCACcatttacagcaaaaaaaaaaacagctgtgcGCTACCTGCCaaacaccaaacagcagataAAGTTACAGAATTGCTGTTGAACATGCTATGGTTGAACATCTAAcagcaaaacagcaaaagatattttttcagTAGTTGACGGAAACCAAGACAGAGCTAAAatgaagagtgaatattggactagTGTTCCAGATACACAAATCATAGtcactgctgtatttttttctgcatttggtggatgtgaaaatacagttttttacaGTGCTGGCTGTGTATCTGTCAGCTTGTGCCTTTAAAGAGATGATAAATACAACTCATAAAGCAAGATATTCCACCAAATACCAACTATGCACCAGTTCCAGTGAATCAATGATCCTCtacatcattaattttaaattaacattGTAACTGCCGACATGTAAGCTTAAAGTGGCACTTAGGGTTTTATTGTCCTGTGGTCAGACTATGCTTATCTGTGCTGAGGCATGTAACAGGTGCTGTGTCTGCTTGTACATACACAACAGTAAAAGATCATTTGTTGATTGTGTATAGAGGCTGTAAGGCTAGGAATATGGATGCTGTCCACCACAAGGTTactgtttttgtcagttgcgTGATGCTGGGAATGTTACCAGTAATAATTTGGTACTTAGGCTAAAGCTGAGCTTTTATAGTAGCATCACAGatagaaaaacaggaaaaagcagCACCATAAATGAGTTAATTTGTTTGGGAAGAGAAGTCAATGGTCtattctgtttcatttccttaGTTCTTGTAAATGTCTGCCATAAATCATGCTGATGTGGATTGCTGTAAGGGTGAGAAAAAGTGTACACAGGGGAGTTCGTGTGATTACAACTGTTACGAtgactcagcctgcagcagagtCCGTGCGGCTCCCACTGCCTGCCTCACTTCTGTTTGGAAGCAGCATTGTTTGTAAGTACTGCATACCTtgcaccccacacacacatacacacacgcagatatTGCTGCAAAGCACCGcaatacatttcatttatgCATGCAGCTTGAAAGCAAGATGAATTCCCCAATATAAACGTTCACTGAGCCACTGCATAcctgcacatatacacaccctCACCAGTCACACAGGAAAGAAAATGCATGTCAGCAACTGGGTGTAATTGACCTGCCAAGAGTGTCTGTGCTGCAGATGAGAGggactgtttgtctttttaagcATTTAAAGTACAAGCCTACAAAAGGCAAATCAGCTCCTCTGTCACTGATAAAAATATGTACTTTAGTTAAGAATATGTTTTTTGAACAAATTAAAAGTATAATATGAACATCTCATATTCTGATGAGGGATCATAATGCTTGCTTCCTCTCACCTCAAATAATGATGACAATATTATATACCTTCATTTACTAAACACTGTAAACGTCACTGGCAAGTGATACCAGCACAGACATCGCAATTCTATCTTTACAAATTTAATCACAAATAAAAAGCTGACACAAAACTACAGCCAGATTCAACACATGTACAAACCAGCCATTTTTTGTTTCACCCTATATAGCTGAGCTCAGATGATATATGACCCAGTTTTACATAAAGTCCTTTTGcgcagacagaaaaagaaaagacaaattagAGAATTTATAGTAACattattaacaaaaagaaaaaaaatgagtttgCATATATACACTACTAATTAACCAATTGCATAGTAAACAGCTGAGCTTATTGATGGACCAAGAAATTTGAAAAATGCATTCATCATATTTCCACTAATTGTTGTTATTGAAATTGTATGTCTTCACCATGTGACCCTTTTACCTTTCGTTTGGGTTGAAATGTATCAGTAGAGGTCTTTTGAGGTCATTGCTGCAGTTCTGCTCTCCACCAGAGGGAGAGATGCTGTGTCACGGCTGTTAAATCAGgacaccccccctcccccctatCCTGCAGTGACAATAGCACGGCTTACATCCAAGTATGTTTAAACcatgtttttgctctctatAATATATATGGAACTCCTAACAAAATTTATCATGCTTTATCATGGTCAAAGTCCAGGTGCAGGTTCTATTTTAAAGCTGATAATGTGctagatgtcttgttttgtatgtatttattattttgttgcagTGCAGGGCACACAgtgatgaacatgttttatACCAAGtgattttataaaaaaacatgGCTTGGTTGAACActtctatccatccatccatggcAAAGTCAAAACCAGTCAAATAGATGCATTTAGCCTTATAACATGTTTTGTAacctcttctctcctgtcttttcttctctctatcTTGAACTCATTTTCTTCTCATACTTATTCCCATGGTTCCTCTCTGTTATATTTCTTGCCAATGCAGTGTAAGCCTATCGAGCCTGCATTGTCAGAGTTTGGGGAAAGCGCTTGCGTCAGAGATCACTGTCCTGCTATAAAAGCAcaggctgctgcagcagcaagcAGTCGAGGCTTAAACCTGAGCCCTGCatacacctccacacacacacatacacaaagaggagagggagagcagcCTATCCTCCCAGCACTCAGCCATGAGTAGCATCGGATATGACCCATACTACTCCACCTCGTCGTACAGACGCTGGTATGTCGAGGCTCCCCCTCGTGTGGTGACCAGAGGGAGGACCCATTCCGTCTACTCCTCCCATGCTTCCCCGCTGTCCTCCTCTCGTCTGCAGTACTCCACTCCCGGCCGAgtgctgctctcctcctcctcaccagcCCACTCCCTGGAGCTGGAGCTCAGCCAGGCGGCCCAAATCAGCTCCGATTTCCGCACCATACGCACCCAAGAGCGCTCCCAGCTGCAGGACCTCAATGACCGCTTTGCTGGCTTTATAGAACGAGTGCGTGACCTAGAGCAGCAGAACCGTGCACTGGAGGCAGAGCTACTGCTGCTGAGGCAGAGGCACACTGAGCCGTCCCGCCTGAGAGCCCTGTACGAGCAAGAGGCCCGCTCCCTGAGAGCTGCTGTGGATGAGGCCAGAGCCGAACAGCAGGCTGTCCTGGGACAGAGAGAGCGACTGGAACAAACCCTGAGTGCCTTGCAGGGTCGATATGAGGAGGAAGTGCTGGCTCGTGAGGAGGCTGAGAGCAGGCTGATGGAGGCCCGTCGTGAGGCTGACCAGGCCGCCTTAGCTAAGGCCGAGCTGGAGAAGAGTGTGGAAACCTTGCTTGAGGAGCTGGCCTTCCTCAAGAGGATTCACGAGGGCGAAGTGGCCGAGCTTCAGGCCCAAGTTCAGCTGGGTGTCCAGGTGGCCGTAGAGTCCGAGGCTGCCACTCCGGACCTCTCTGGGGCTCTCAGGGATATCCGGTCCCAGTATGAGAGGCTGGCAGCAAGGAACATGCAGGCAGCTGAAGAGTGGTTCAGAGGGAAAGTGGGTTCCATGACTGAAACCGTGGCCCAGCACACCGACGCAGTGAGGAGCTCAAAGGACGAAGCAGGAGAGTACCGACGCCAGCTCCAGACCCGCCTGCTGGAGATTGATGCATGCAGAGGCCTTAATGAGTCCCTGGAGAAACAGCTGCATGAGATGGAGGAGAAGCAGAGTGCAGAGATAGCCGCTATGCAGGTCAGCAGTGGTTCAGATCTTTTGATTTTTAGGATTAGCATGTAAATTTCGGGATTGTAAAGCTTTTCATGTCATCATGTTGaatgttatatactgttacaaCGATGTGTCTTTGTGATTTATAAAAGATTCTTGACTTTGTCTTTCTATTTAGGACACAATTGGAGAGTTGGAGGGTGAACTGAGGGGCACCAAACAGGAAATGGCACGCTACCTGAAGGAGTACCAGGACCTTCTGAACGTCAAGATGGCTCTGGATATCGAGATTGCTGCATACAGGTGAGTGGCAACAAGAGGGAGGCTGAGAAATCAAAAACCAGCTCCGGTTAGTTGTGATTTTATAAGCATATTAAAGTGGTACATAAATACTTAATTTCTAAAATACAAGTTTGAATAGGTTTAAAAGTAATTCACATGGTTATTTCGgttgaaaatatttgttaggAGATAAAATTATAAAGTGCATAACtatttctcatctttctctttatGTGGATATATCTGCAAAATGTATGGCAAAACTTTATGTGAGATTGTTTTTGATGCATGAAAAGGCTGTTAGGATAGTTTAAGTATGTATCAAAAAAGAGCAGGATCTAGCCTCATTTGGCCACTTTTATATTCAACACATTCTTGTATAAAGCCATCATTAGAGCCTAATTGGAATACATGTGTTTCCCTTTCGTGAGTGTAAATAAATGGAAGCTGATTGACAATTTTAAAAACGATGCTTTTAAAAAGAGTTTCCATCTACTGCATGACTCATCACCTGTCTTCTGCTCAACCTGTGCAGGAAGCTCTTGGAAGGGGAGGAGTCTCGCTTCAATGTGGGAATGGGTGGGGGAGTGTCCTCTCTCTATAGCCACAGTTTGTCAGCGCCCTCCTTCGCCCGGCCCGTCCTCTCCAGCCTGAGCTCCGGTGCCTCCTACCTGATGACATCACGCCTCCTCAGCTCCAGCGTCAGCACCACCGAGGGGATCATCTCTGCCAGCCACGCCCAGCAAGCAGAGGCCACTCCATccaaggaagaggaggagaaagaggaggaggaggtgaaggaggaagaggaggaggagaaggaagaagaggcaggagaggagacggaggagaagaaggaggaggaggaggaagaagaggaagagggagataaagagaaagaagatgaagaggaggctaaggaaggagatgaagaggctaaggagggagaagaagagggtTAGTGCATCTTTTTTGATTATATTCCGTAAGTATTCAGGTCATAatgactgataataataaaaattccATCTATTGATACAGGaggtgatgaagaggagcaAAAGGAAGAGGtgacagaagcagctgaagaTGAGGCTgagaaagaagacaaagaagaaggagaagagactgaagtgaaagaagaagaagcacaagaggaggagaaaacagaagagGCTGATGACAAAGACGAGGACGccaaggaggaagaagaaaaaaaagaggaggaagaagaaaagaagagtgaCGAGACAGACGATAAAACCGATGCCAAGGAAGAAGACAAAGCTGACGACAAAGATGACAAAGCCACTCCAAAAACAGATGACAAAGCTGACGCCAAAaaggagaaagatgaaggaaaagCAGCCAAAGCTGAAGCTGCAGAGGAAAAGACCAAAGAAGACACAAAGGATAAAAAGTAAGCCAGTAGCCTCAGCAAACCAGTCAAGACTGTCCACATACAAACCTCAACCCAGTAACCAGTAGAGGCATCAGCGCAATCCTCTCGAATCTGCTTGTTGACATGGTGCTCAATGAAAACAGTCCAATAGCCAATTACAGCAACAAATCAAGGTTAACTGCTTGCTTGCCAATATCCAGAGTAGTCCATAAAGGTCTGGTGCTTCCTTCTTGAATGTATTATGTGTAATTGCTCAATgcaaaaatgaatgtgtgagtgtctgGTGGCTAAATAAAGACTCCTTAAAACTATGTTGGTCGTTTGTTTTGAGTTTGTGAAACCATAAAAAAGTACTGATGTAACTTGATCCCTAAGATGAAGACCACAGATTCACAGCAGTAGTCTTTAGGATTTGCATGTCTGACTAATAATAACTCCACTTGATTCTCAGTCAACCTGTCACAACTACAATCTTCTCAGATCATTAATATCCTGCTAGCTCAGTATTTATTGTGTAGCCTATCACATTATAAGCCCTGCTGTCTTTCaagatttattttacagcatttaaAGTGAGAATATATTGGctttgaaagaaaacaaacaaattcctAGCAATAAAATGCACCCTTACACAGTTTAATAGGCTGGTTGTCCTTAATTGGTCTGGTACAACCTGCAGCTGGTGGGTAATGTGAGGAAATGAACTATTACACTATGTTTTAGCATGTTACAAAGGTTTTATCACAAAAGTGAAACAAGAATTAAACACTCTGAACCTCACCAGGGGACATATTTGTTGTTTACTGCCAATTCCACTCGCTCTGGGACGATAGCTTAactgactcaaaaaaaaaaattggagaaTGAggggaaattaaatgtgttataCTGTACTTCCGGCTAATGACCACAGTGGCCACTGTTCAGCAAACGTTAGGCCTCGATTAAAACTTTATTGGTCACTTTATATtaaagtgtgcatgtgtaaaaTTAGCTAAATAGCGGTTACTGTGGCCACAGGTGGCAATTACAGGATAATGTAAACTTGACCCTGAAACCTGAGTATAGCACAAGTAAACAAGAGTCAAGAAGTCAGTGAAATGACTCAGTAACATCAGTTACATGACAAAATGTATGTAGATgaaatgaatgtatgtatgcatgtttgctaacattaaccaCCATAAGCCACACATGTCACTGTAGCAGCAAAGCTCCTGAATATTGAATTGAGCAAGTAGTGCGGTTTACTGCTTATGAAtttaagaggaagaaaagagttTTCTTCTTTCAAGAGTTACACAGTCTCACTTTAAGAGTAACATGAAGGATGAGGGAAAGGTGGAACAGAGAACAGCCCAAGAAGCTTCCACAGTCCTCCAGGTGTGCTTGATTAAGACCATAAAACAAATACGAGAAGTCAAACCAGCAACCTTTCGGGTATCAGGAGGCCAAGCTCACATAAAAATAGCTTCTGCTTAGGCTTTAATGTACCAAAACTGAGGCAAAATGAAAGATAAAGGCTTACATTCTCACACAGAGTAGCTACAAGTATGCCATTAGAAACTGTAGTTGCTTGCATGCTTTTACTGACAAACGCCTGTAATAGAAATGATGAGGACCACTCCAATGTGAACATGTCTCCTGTTTTTCATTATTCCATGTGAAACCGGCTCTGAAACTAATTGGGCGATATCCTGATATTGAGTGATCTTTAACATATTGATTTTGCTAATGACCTTCATTTTTAGatgaagaaacaacaacacattacTACTTTGACAGAGAAACCAGGAGTtaaagtttacattttgtttcacaACCTGTAATCTCTACTAATGTAATAAGAAGCCATccacacacaaattcacactgATGCACATTATCCTCTGACACCTGACATCACCCAGCAGCTGCTCTATTATTTTACTCCCTTGAGTAGGCATTAACTGTAaacagtctgcagcagcagcctctcttTATCAGGTATGAAACAAATAGTCTTCATGGtgggtaaaaaaacaaacatttatttgatttcagttttatttctgcaCCCAGCCTCTCTGCAATAACATCTGtcatcactctgctgctgacagtaaacaaacacatgccACATATTTAAAATCTTGAGACAAACTAGTTCAGCAGCACATGAAATTTAAAGGTGGAAGAAATATCTTTAAGCACTACATTAACAGATGGCTGAGAAATAAATCATGTCCATCCTTTTAAACATCAAAGCTTATCACCGTGGTTAGTCCAACATTACA from Thunnus albacares chromosome 18, fThuAlb1.1, whole genome shotgun sequence encodes:
- the nefla gene encoding neurofilament light polypeptide encodes the protein MSSIGYDPYYSTSSYRRWYVEAPPRVVTRGRTHSVYSSHASPLSSSRLQYSTPGRVLLSSSSPAHSLELELSQAAQISSDFRTIRTQERSQLQDLNDRFAGFIERVRDLEQQNRALEAELLLLRQRHTEPSRLRALYEQEARSLRAAVDEARAEQQAVLGQRERLEQTLSALQGRYEEEVLAREEAESRLMEARREADQAALAKAELEKSVETLLEELAFLKRIHEGEVAELQAQVQLGVQVAVESEAATPDLSGALRDIRSQYERLAARNMQAAEEWFRGKVGSMTETVAQHTDAVRSSKDEAGEYRRQLQTRLLEIDACRGLNESLEKQLHEMEEKQSAEIAAMQDTIGELEGELRGTKQEMARYLKEYQDLLNVKMALDIEIAAYRKLLEGEESRFNVGMGGGVSSLYSHSLSAPSFARPVLSSLSSGASYLMTSRLLSSSVSTTEGIISASHAQQAEATPSKEEEEKEEEEVKEEEEEEKEEEAGEETEEKKEEEEEEEEEGDKEKEDEEEAKEGDEEAKEGEEEGGDEEEQKEEVTEAAEDEAEKEDKEEGEETEVKEEEAQEEEKTEEADDKDEDAKEEEEKKEEEEEKKSDETDDKTDAKEEDKADDKDDKATPKTDDKADAKKEKDEGKAAKAEAAEEKTKEDTKDKK